From Gimesia panareensis, the proteins below share one genomic window:
- a CDS encoding sialidase family protein, protein MQLLTLVVATLLTLAPLHAEETAPASLWDDSRPLPAAADIPELKHVRFEVIKKWDKPHDGYTFLHGVGLCWHKGKLYASFGHNKGKENTVGEEAQYRVSSDDGRTWSDLKLIDAGDEDNLAVSHGVFLSHQGQLWAFQGAYYNRMQKIHTRAYSLDEKTGTWTKHGTIIENGFWPMNQPVKLQNGNWIMPGLSGGPYAHDRVFPAAVAFSHGDDLTHWDYVQIPAAKNITRMWGESALWVDGKRVFNLARYGGGTHALLAISEDQGQTWSPSRVSNLRMVPSKPATGILSTGQRYLVSNTAQDRGGQRSPLTIAVSRPGENVFSKIFVIRRSLHPNQPGESAKRLSLSYPCAVEHNGQLYVGYSNNGGRRGNLNSAELAVIPIEELNTD, encoded by the coding sequence ATGCAGCTGCTCACCCTGGTTGTGGCGACCCTCCTCACTCTGGCTCCGCTCCACGCAGAAGAAACCGCCCCCGCATCTCTCTGGGATGACAGCCGGCCTCTGCCCGCGGCTGCGGACATTCCGGAACTCAAACACGTCCGCTTTGAAGTCATCAAGAAATGGGACAAGCCTCACGACGGCTACACCTTTCTGCACGGCGTCGGGCTCTGCTGGCACAAGGGCAAACTTTACGCCTCCTTCGGACACAACAAAGGCAAAGAAAACACCGTCGGCGAAGAGGCCCAGTATCGCGTGAGCAGCGACGACGGACGAACCTGGAGCGACCTCAAACTGATCGACGCCGGCGACGAAGACAACCTGGCCGTCAGTCACGGCGTCTTCCTCTCGCACCAGGGACAGCTCTGGGCCTTTCAGGGGGCCTACTATAATCGCATGCAGAAGATCCACACCCGCGCCTATTCACTCGACGAAAAAACCGGCACCTGGACGAAACATGGCACCATTATCGAGAATGGATTCTGGCCCATGAACCAGCCGGTCAAACTGCAGAACGGCAACTGGATCATGCCCGGCCTCTCGGGCGGACCTTACGCCCACGACCGCGTCTTCCCCGCAGCCGTCGCCTTCAGCCACGGTGACGACCTCACGCACTGGGACTACGTGCAGATCCCCGCCGCCAAAAACATCACCCGCATGTGGGGCGAGTCTGCCCTCTGGGTCGACGGCAAGCGCGTCTTCAATCTCGCCCGTTACGGGGGCGGCACTCATGCCCTCCTCGCGATCAGCGAAGACCAGGGACAGACCTGGAGCCCCTCCCGCGTCAGCAATCTGCGGATGGTCCCCTCCAAACCGGCGACCGGCATCCTCAGCACCGGCCAGCGTTACCTGGTCAGCAACACCGCCCAGGATCGGGGCGGCCAGCGGTCTCCCCTGACCATCGCCGTTTCCCGCCCGGGCGAAAACGTCTTCTCGAAAATCTTCGTCATCCGACGTTCCCTGCACCCGAACCAGCCCGGGGAATCCGCCAAACGGCTCAGCCTCTCCTATCCCTGCGCCGTGGAACACAACGGGCAGCTCTACGTCGGCTACTCCAACAACGGCGGCCGCCGCGGCAACCTCAACAGCGCCGAACTGGCCGTGATTCCCATCGAAGAACTGAACACGGACTAA